The following proteins are co-located in the Pseudarthrobacter siccitolerans genome:
- a CDS encoding DUF3500 domain-containing protein yields the protein MSTPSFRDFLYAPDHPRVAEIRGLDARQYAEAATRDSFAGPMIEGWKTLYPQPFKGITNDGVLRPGLFPLAPARAGEEAPTPEMVAAARKLLDALTLEQASRLSYTVDAPEWQSWANPEFMQHDTGLRLDELDETVRDAVFAVIEASLSPAGFELVRNLMRINGFLGDLVELPLLMNEFSYNFALYGEPSETQPWGWQLFGHHVALNCLVAGTQLVVSPVFMGAEPDVIDAGPYQGVVVFKERIALARELMAALPAGLRAEATVYESMVDPAMPEGRLHAGDERHLGGCFQDNRVIPYEGISVAAMPAEARAILDAVVEDFIGYLPDGPRSAQRREIQERYDETFFSWIGGWEGQEAFYFRLQSPVVVLELDHHTGVFLSNDEPAPFHMHTVVRTPNGNDYGRELVKQHPSIAP from the coding sequence GTGTCAACGCCTTCATTCCGTGATTTTCTATATGCCCCGGACCACCCGCGGGTAGCGGAAATCCGCGGCTTGGACGCGCGCCAGTACGCGGAGGCGGCCACCAGGGATTCCTTCGCCGGGCCGATGATCGAGGGCTGGAAGACGCTTTATCCGCAGCCGTTCAAGGGCATCACCAACGACGGCGTCCTCCGCCCCGGGCTGTTTCCCCTCGCTCCGGCCCGGGCGGGGGAGGAGGCGCCCACCCCGGAGATGGTGGCTGCCGCCCGCAAGCTGCTGGACGCCCTGACCCTCGAGCAGGCATCCCGGCTCAGTTACACAGTGGATGCACCCGAGTGGCAAAGCTGGGCGAACCCGGAGTTTATGCAGCACGACACCGGGCTCCGCCTCGACGAACTGGACGAGACGGTGCGCGATGCCGTGTTCGCCGTCATTGAAGCTTCCCTGAGCCCGGCGGGCTTTGAGCTGGTCCGCAACCTCATGCGGATCAACGGCTTCCTGGGTGACCTGGTGGAGTTGCCGCTGCTGATGAACGAGTTCAGCTACAACTTCGCACTGTATGGCGAACCGTCCGAGACGCAGCCGTGGGGGTGGCAGCTGTTCGGCCACCACGTCGCGCTGAACTGCCTTGTGGCCGGGACACAGCTGGTGGTCTCGCCGGTGTTTATGGGTGCCGAGCCGGACGTCATAGACGCAGGGCCGTACCAGGGGGTTGTGGTTTTCAAGGAGCGCATCGCCCTGGCCCGCGAACTGATGGCTGCGCTGCCTGCCGGGCTGCGGGCCGAAGCCACGGTGTATGAGTCCATGGTGGACCCGGCGATGCCCGAAGGCCGTCTCCATGCCGGGGATGAGCGGCACCTTGGCGGGTGCTTCCAGGACAACCGGGTGATCCCTTACGAGGGTATTTCTGTTGCCGCCATGCCGGCGGAAGCCCGCGCCATCCTGGACGCGGTGGTGGAGGACTTTATTGGCTACCTCCCGGACGGGCCTCGTTCCGCACAGCGACGTGAGATCCAGGAGCGCTACGACGAGACCTTCTTCAGCTGGATCGGCGGCTGGGAGGGGCAGGAGGCCTTCTACTTCCGCCTGCAAAGCCCGGTGGTGGTCCTGGAACTGGACCACCACACAGGGGTTTTCCTCAGCAACGACGAGCCGGCACCGTTCCACATGCACACCGTGGTCCGCACGCCCAACGGCAACGACTACGGCCGCGAACTCGTGAAGCAGCACCCATCGATTGCTCCGTAA
- a CDS encoding putative quinol monooxygenase, which produces MTVIVTAVFTPKEGAFNQVTAALAPAIAEVHEEAGCQFYAIHEAPNGQIVMIEKWDSAELLDAHGAGEPVQRLNASLEGLLERPVEVTRLAPIPAGTAQQGTL; this is translated from the coding sequence ATGACCGTCATCGTTACCGCCGTCTTCACCCCCAAAGAAGGGGCGTTCAACCAGGTAACTGCCGCCCTCGCCCCAGCCATCGCCGAGGTTCATGAGGAAGCGGGATGCCAGTTCTACGCCATCCATGAGGCTCCCAACGGCCAGATCGTCATGATCGAAAAGTGGGACAGTGCTGAACTGCTGGACGCACACGGGGCAGGAGAGCCCGTCCAGCGCCTGAACGCTTCACTTGAGGGCCTCTTGGAACGGCCCGTGGAAGTTACCAGGCTCGCCCCGATTCCCGCCGGAACAGCGCAGCAGGGGACACTGTAG
- a CDS encoding SDR family NAD(P)-dependent oxidoreductase, whose product MGLRLEGKTALVTGAGSGIGLAVAQRFVAEGAAVYFADINTEAAEKAATATGSAAAHVLRMDISDEDSVAAAYAAVAEGGRLDVVVANAGVQLFGQDAKVGDLDLAVWEKTVAINQRGAFLTLKHAVRAMEAGGGSIICTGSPTAVVACGQTFTAYTSSKAGVHGLARVVAADYAHAGIRVNIVVPGYTETPLVQAIADDPVSRAGLVDSTMLGRPGTAADVEGIMVFLASDDSAYATGGIFTVDGGLTAL is encoded by the coding sequence ATGGGTCTGCGTCTTGAAGGAAAAACTGCCCTGGTGACCGGGGCGGGCTCAGGGATCGGCCTGGCGGTTGCCCAGCGGTTCGTCGCCGAAGGGGCTGCGGTCTACTTCGCTGATATCAACACGGAGGCTGCCGAAAAGGCCGCCACGGCCACCGGATCAGCCGCGGCGCACGTCCTCCGGATGGATATTTCCGACGAGGACAGCGTTGCTGCGGCGTACGCCGCCGTCGCGGAAGGCGGCAGGCTCGACGTTGTGGTGGCCAACGCCGGCGTGCAGCTTTTCGGCCAGGACGCCAAGGTGGGCGACCTGGACCTCGCGGTATGGGAGAAGACCGTCGCCATCAACCAGCGCGGCGCCTTCCTGACCCTCAAGCACGCCGTCCGGGCCATGGAAGCCGGTGGCGGCTCCATCATCTGTACCGGCAGCCCCACCGCCGTGGTGGCCTGCGGCCAGACCTTCACTGCCTACACCAGCTCCAAGGCCGGGGTCCACGGCCTCGCCCGTGTGGTGGCAGCCGACTACGCGCACGCCGGCATCCGGGTGAACATTGTGGTCCCGGGCTACACCGAAACGCCGCTGGTGCAGGCCATCGCCGATGACCCCGTCAGCCGCGCCGGCCTCGTTGACTCCACGATGCTGGGACGGCCCGGGACCGCAGCTGACGTTGAGGGCATTATGGTCTTCCTTGCCAGCGACGACTCCGCCTACGCCACCGGCGGGATCTTCACGGTGGACGGCGGCCTGACCGCGCTTTAG
- a CDS encoding FadR/GntR family transcriptional regulator has product MPINSAASSAKISEALGSVGQGSVVSEVAERLLAYFTSGDIAVGTRLPAERQLAASLGVGRSAVREALAALEILGIVIVRPGSGTYLRDGISELLPRTLSWGLMLGAPRTRELVELRSGLEVQAAQLAAERITAESLDRMRANLATMAETLEDLAAFVEADAAFHREIAESSGNQVLQELLQSIRSLLRIWVDRALTDEGHAAAALKEHTEIFAALEAHDSEAVTRTMRSHMLTASKRLLAGFDASQ; this is encoded by the coding sequence GTGCCCATAAACTCTGCCGCCTCGTCGGCCAAAATCAGCGAAGCGCTCGGCTCTGTGGGCCAGGGCTCCGTTGTGTCTGAGGTTGCCGAGCGCCTGCTCGCCTACTTCACCAGCGGCGATATCGCCGTCGGAACAAGGCTTCCGGCCGAGCGCCAGCTCGCCGCTTCACTGGGTGTGGGCCGGTCCGCGGTGCGCGAGGCCCTCGCCGCGCTGGAGATTCTGGGGATCGTGATCGTCCGGCCGGGTTCCGGGACGTACCTGCGTGATGGCATCTCCGAACTCCTGCCCCGAACACTGAGCTGGGGCCTGATGCTGGGAGCCCCCCGGACCCGCGAGCTCGTGGAGTTGCGGAGCGGCCTTGAGGTGCAGGCGGCACAGCTTGCGGCTGAACGGATCACGGCGGAGTCACTGGACCGGATGCGCGCCAACCTGGCCACCATGGCAGAGACCCTTGAAGACCTGGCCGCCTTTGTGGAGGCAGACGCCGCGTTCCACCGGGAAATAGCGGAAAGTTCTGGAAACCAGGTGCTGCAGGAGTTGCTGCAGAGCATCAGGTCCCTGCTGCGGATCTGGGTGGACCGCGCCCTTACTGACGAGGGTCATGCCGCCGCCGCCCTGAAGGAGCATACGGAGATTTTCGCTGCCCTCGAGGCCCATGACAGCGAGGCGGTCACCAGGACCATGCGCTCGCATATGCTCACGGCATCAAAGCGGCTGCTGGCAGGCTTTGACGCCTCGCAGTAG
- a CDS encoding FAD-dependent monooxygenase, producing the protein MVTLHLPPAHGIPGEVQVLIAGGGPSGLFLALDLAARGIPSTVIEPRDAVDHTRPRAKTTNARTMAHLRRLGLADALRAASPLPVDYAQDVIFCTGLTGPAAHELRRFRNAFQLVPGRYGLQPECGQQVPQPVLEEVLRAAAADSPLVTFITGWSVQTVQPGSETSGTPHVVVLSGPAGDHLTITADYVIGADGGSSAVRRSLDIRLEGGSAALSNISILFRSKAVASAVALDPAVQYWVVGSDTAGMVGPMDLEDTWWAIVQGVDPDITVSTGEAGDMVRSLVGSAVDVDVLATDPWTARMLLAPSYSRGSIFLVGDAAHLNPPWGGHGFNTCIGDAANLAWKLAAAITGWAGPALLASYEEERRPIAARTIRDAAANGKALAYHFADPDLAAAGPAGEAARQAAHEALAVKRSEFDSVGLVLGYAYRDSPVVVPDGAPVPAEDPIHYVPSASPGSLLPHAWLEDATSLYSRLGQGFTLLADAGALAGVPADAAFAPVLAAGDRQGIAVTVAAVGPSDDGTPLCELVGADAVLVRPDQHVAWRGSSADAAAAALSVAAGWVPSLPAEAEPRSSRVNAFIP; encoded by the coding sequence ATGGTCACCCTCCATTTGCCACCGGCGCACGGCATCCCCGGGGAGGTGCAGGTGCTGATCGCCGGTGGCGGCCCCAGCGGGTTGTTCCTGGCGCTGGACCTGGCCGCCCGCGGCATCCCCAGCACTGTCATCGAGCCCCGTGACGCCGTGGACCACACCCGTCCGCGGGCCAAGACCACCAACGCACGCACCATGGCGCACCTGCGCCGGCTGGGACTGGCCGATGCACTGCGTGCCGCCTCCCCGCTCCCGGTGGACTACGCGCAGGATGTCATTTTCTGCACCGGCCTCACCGGACCCGCCGCGCATGAGCTGCGCCGGTTCCGGAACGCCTTCCAGCTGGTCCCGGGCCGCTACGGACTCCAGCCTGAATGCGGCCAGCAGGTCCCGCAGCCGGTACTGGAGGAAGTCCTCCGTGCCGCCGCGGCAGACAGTCCGCTGGTCACTTTCATCACCGGCTGGAGTGTGCAGACGGTCCAACCGGGAAGCGAAACCTCCGGAACGCCGCACGTCGTCGTACTGTCCGGCCCTGCGGGGGACCACCTCACCATCACCGCTGACTACGTGATCGGCGCCGACGGCGGGTCCTCCGCCGTGCGCCGCAGCCTGGATATCCGCCTGGAAGGCGGTTCCGCAGCGCTGTCCAACATCAGCATCCTCTTCCGTTCCAAGGCTGTTGCCTCAGCGGTGGCCCTTGACCCTGCCGTCCAATACTGGGTGGTGGGCTCGGACACGGCGGGCATGGTGGGGCCGATGGACCTGGAAGACACCTGGTGGGCCATCGTCCAGGGCGTGGACCCGGACATCACGGTCAGTACCGGGGAGGCGGGTGACATGGTCCGCTCGCTGGTGGGATCGGCTGTGGACGTTGACGTGCTGGCCACGGACCCGTGGACCGCGCGCATGCTGCTCGCGCCTTCGTACAGCCGCGGCAGCATCTTCCTGGTGGGCGACGCCGCCCACCTCAACCCGCCATGGGGCGGCCACGGCTTCAACACCTGCATCGGCGACGCCGCCAATCTCGCCTGGAAGCTTGCCGCCGCGATCACGGGGTGGGCCGGCCCGGCGCTTCTGGCCAGCTATGAGGAGGAGCGCCGGCCGATAGCTGCCAGGACCATCCGCGACGCAGCGGCAAACGGCAAGGCCCTGGCCTACCACTTCGCCGATCCTGACCTTGCCGCCGCCGGCCCCGCCGGGGAAGCAGCGCGGCAGGCGGCACATGAGGCGCTGGCGGTGAAGCGGAGCGAGTTTGATTCCGTGGGACTGGTGCTCGGGTATGCCTACAGGGATTCGCCGGTGGTGGTGCCGGACGGCGCACCCGTCCCGGCAGAGGACCCCATCCACTATGTTCCTTCCGCCAGCCCGGGTTCCCTGTTGCCGCATGCGTGGCTGGAGGATGCCACCTCCCTGTACAGCCGGCTGGGCCAGGGCTTCACCCTGCTGGCCGACGCCGGTGCGCTGGCGGGGGTGCCGGCCGACGCAGCTTTCGCGCCGGTGCTGGCAGCAGGTGACCGGCAGGGCATCGCGGTGACCGTTGCCGCCGTCGGGCCTTCCGACGACGGGACGCCGCTTTGCGAACTGGTGGGAGCGGACGCCGTGCTGGTCCGCCCGGACCAGCACGTGGCCTGGCGGGGCAGTTCCGCCGACGCTGCTGCCGCCGCATTGTCCGTCGCCGCCGGCTGGGTGCCATCATTACCTGCCGAAGCCGAACCAAGGAGTTCCCGTGTCAACGCCTTCATTCCGTGA
- a CDS encoding gluconokinase, whose amino-acid sequence MEPVIVVMGVCGAGKSTVGEALAQRLGARFVDSDSLHPQANVDKMAAGIPLTDEDRWPWLALVGGELSATHPQGIIVACSALKRAYRDAIRAKAPVTIFVQLNVELSVLQSRLNQRPGHFMPPSLLGSQLETLQPLEADEAGITVTTSEGIAETVNRILPRLEHLYEVLQNS is encoded by the coding sequence GTGGAGCCCGTCATTGTCGTTATGGGCGTGTGCGGGGCAGGAAAGTCAACTGTTGGCGAGGCGCTGGCCCAACGCCTGGGCGCCAGGTTCGTCGACTCCGACTCACTTCACCCCCAGGCCAACGTTGACAAAATGGCCGCAGGTATCCCGCTGACAGACGAGGACCGGTGGCCATGGCTGGCACTCGTCGGTGGCGAACTGTCTGCAACCCATCCCCAGGGAATCATCGTGGCCTGCTCTGCTTTGAAACGCGCCTACAGAGACGCCATCAGAGCCAAGGCGCCGGTCACAATTTTCGTCCAGCTCAACGTGGAGCTGTCCGTCCTGCAAAGCCGGCTAAACCAACGTCCCGGGCACTTCATGCCCCCGTCCCTCCTCGGTTCACAATTGGAGACACTCCAACCTCTCGAAGCGGATGAAGCCGGAATCACGGTGACAACATCAGAAGGTATAGCTGAGACGGTCAACCGAATCCTCCCCCGGCTGGAACACCTTTACGAGGTCTTGCAGAACAGTTGA
- a CDS encoding quercetin 2,3-dioxygenase, with product MSLSVEEMNQQLPVANTLPGEAVPYYMASGEGARYEINGQLVTVIARAADTGGIFSAAYISGGMGAESPFVSHKVEHKTLYVFDGILHVWLPGESRILTPGDSVVIPPNTPHAYRMASHYTRFLNWMTPGGAEAYYERVGTPIDSHVPPVRAGHSASLQEQAEVGAEFGITFPDVERVEPSFKHDAGLPPTLSPYFLSAHEGERLVSYQTMFTYLSRPANTGSNYFAVHTKGAKTPYIPLHFHSKHTENFLVTEGRMWLYANGREMLLTKGDFVHAPAGTVHSFALDSHNTQMLGFLTPSVFNGFFEYFNKPTEDYMYTEGGEPYMDMEGFGRAQAELDLTVVGPPPQRRTALEIS from the coding sequence ATGTCCCTCAGCGTGGAGGAAATGAACCAGCAGTTGCCGGTGGCCAACACCCTGCCCGGCGAAGCTGTCCCCTACTACATGGCATCAGGCGAAGGCGCCCGCTACGAGATCAACGGCCAGCTGGTCACCGTCATCGCCCGCGCGGCGGACACGGGCGGCATCTTCAGCGCCGCCTACATCTCCGGCGGCATGGGCGCGGAATCGCCGTTCGTGAGCCACAAAGTGGAGCACAAAACCCTTTACGTTTTCGACGGCATCCTGCACGTCTGGCTCCCCGGCGAAAGCCGGATCCTCACCCCCGGCGACTCCGTGGTCATCCCGCCGAACACTCCCCACGCCTACCGCATGGCCAGCCACTACACGCGCTTCCTCAACTGGATGACGCCCGGCGGAGCCGAGGCCTACTATGAGCGCGTCGGCACCCCCATCGACTCCCACGTTCCGCCCGTCCGCGCCGGCCACAGTGCCAGCCTCCAGGAGCAGGCAGAAGTTGGCGCCGAGTTCGGCATCACCTTCCCGGACGTTGAACGCGTGGAGCCTTCCTTCAAGCACGACGCCGGCCTGCCGCCCACGCTCAGCCCCTACTTCCTCAGTGCCCACGAGGGTGAGCGCCTGGTCAGCTACCAGACCATGTTCACCTACCTGTCCCGGCCCGCGAACACCGGCTCGAACTACTTCGCGGTGCACACCAAGGGGGCCAAGACGCCCTACATCCCGCTGCACTTCCACTCGAAGCACACCGAGAACTTCCTCGTGACCGAAGGCCGCATGTGGCTGTATGCCAACGGCCGGGAAATGCTGCTGACCAAGGGTGACTTCGTCCACGCCCCCGCCGGCACCGTCCACTCCTTCGCCCTGGACTCCCACAACACCCAGATGCTGGGCTTCCTCACGCCGTCAGTGTTCAACGGTTTCTTCGAGTATTTCAACAAGCCCACCGAGGACTACATGTACACCGAAGGCGGCGAGCCCTACATGGACATGGAAGGCTTCGGCCGCGCGCAGGCCGAGTTGGACCTGACCGTGGTGGGCCCACCGCCGCAGCGCCGGACGGCGCTGGAAATCTCCTAG
- a CDS encoding fumarylacetoacetate hydrolase family protein, which produces MQFIGINHHGEPWAAALLETRVFPLAPVTDFWADPEGWQDKSVSLVEGASASGAGAPLERGSVTEVPIVPASARVICVGLNYKAHAAEGSYKDQELPPYPTLFGRWTASLSVGNVPVPVPAGEAGLDWEGEVAAYIGQRVESADEAEAEGSVFGYSTFNDITSRTAQKLTSQWTLGKNGDFSGPLGPLVSRDEVGDLRDGLQVRTRVNGIEAQNGNTRDMIFSVPAIISLISQTFTLHPGDVIATGTPEGVGYARTPQWLLQPGDTVEVEIDKLGTLTTPVGDVSLRSRA; this is translated from the coding sequence ATGCAGTTCATCGGCATCAACCACCACGGCGAACCCTGGGCAGCGGCCCTGCTGGAAACACGGGTGTTCCCGCTGGCCCCCGTCACCGACTTCTGGGCGGACCCGGAGGGCTGGCAAGACAAGTCTGTCTCGCTGGTAGAGGGCGCATCAGCGTCCGGCGCCGGCGCCCCGCTGGAGCGCGGCAGCGTCACCGAAGTGCCGATCGTCCCCGCCTCGGCCCGGGTCATCTGCGTGGGCCTGAATTACAAGGCCCACGCAGCCGAGGGCAGCTACAAGGACCAGGAACTCCCGCCGTACCCCACCCTCTTCGGCCGCTGGACGGCTTCCCTCTCGGTGGGCAACGTCCCCGTTCCCGTCCCTGCCGGCGAAGCAGGGCTGGACTGGGAAGGCGAAGTGGCGGCCTACATTGGCCAGCGGGTGGAATCCGCGGATGAGGCAGAAGCTGAAGGCTCAGTCTTCGGCTACTCCACCTTCAACGACATCACCTCCCGCACGGCCCAAAAGCTCACCTCCCAGTGGACGCTGGGCAAGAACGGCGACTTCAGCGGCCCTCTCGGCCCCCTGGTGAGCCGGGATGAAGTGGGCGATCTCCGCGACGGCCTGCAGGTCCGCACCCGCGTGAACGGCATCGAGGCCCAGAACGGCAACACCCGGGACATGATCTTCTCCGTTCCGGCCATCATTTCGCTGATCAGCCAGACGTTCACCCTGCACCCGGGCGACGTGATCGCCACCGGCACTCCGGAGGGCGTCGGCTATGCCCGTACCCCGCAGTGGTTGCTCCAGCCCGGCGACACCGTCGAGGTGGAGATCGACAAGCTCGGCACCCTGACCACCCCCGTGGGCGACGTGTCCCTCCGGAGCCGTGCCTGA
- a CDS encoding carboxylesterase/lipase family protein — MTLATSAATATTAEGTVRGTTSQADGGNVSCFLGIPYAGSPAGKRRFLPPVPAAGWAGMRDCTVGGPAAPQNPEVPAPPGRKPRTWSESECLNLNVWTPDVAGSGLPVMVWVHGGAYLSGSGSDGMYDGGNLAGASGTIVVTINYRLGALGFLHLAELLGDEYVDSSNVALLDVLEALRWVQRNIASFGGDPANVTVFGESAGAAAVGTLLGMPAFRGLFQRAIMQSGTAERYRHPEDSARITLELLSLCGLDSGHARDLLTLPVERLLEAQEKLVQRFGARTYAVPLPFQPTVGTPSLPVPPLESVKAGLNSEVDLLIGTNLNEGSFAVEMRPKNPSDPPYEQRTAAVLMDGGAHPGRAGEYASALGSILGAKPDGKQLLEAAISDAVYRQPSNRLLDARHGSSGKTFSYLFTWRSPAMGGKLGACHALDIPFVFRQLRSPEAEFLTRGTAPQGLSEMMSTAWAAFAQTGKPIAVGLPDWPFYGPGRRTMVLDEPPRVEDDPRRELREFWAAAPEG, encoded by the coding sequence ATGACCCTCGCCACCAGCGCTGCCACCGCCACCACCGCCGAAGGAACCGTCCGTGGCACCACCTCCCAGGCTGACGGCGGCAATGTGAGTTGCTTCCTGGGGATCCCTTACGCAGGGTCTCCGGCCGGGAAGCGCCGCTTCCTTCCGCCGGTCCCCGCTGCCGGGTGGGCCGGCATGCGCGACTGTACGGTGGGTGGTCCGGCTGCGCCGCAGAACCCTGAGGTTCCCGCTCCTCCCGGCCGCAAGCCGCGGACGTGGAGCGAAAGTGAGTGCCTCAACCTGAACGTCTGGACGCCGGACGTGGCCGGTTCGGGGCTGCCCGTGATGGTGTGGGTCCACGGAGGCGCGTATCTCTCGGGCTCGGGCAGTGACGGAATGTACGACGGCGGCAATTTAGCGGGTGCCAGCGGCACCATAGTGGTGACCATCAACTACCGGCTGGGTGCCCTGGGCTTTCTGCACCTGGCGGAGCTGCTGGGTGACGAGTACGTGGACTCTTCCAACGTGGCGCTGTTGGATGTGCTCGAGGCGCTGCGCTGGGTTCAGCGGAATATTGCGTCCTTCGGCGGGGACCCCGCCAACGTGACAGTCTTTGGCGAGTCTGCCGGGGCTGCCGCCGTGGGCACGCTTCTGGGAATGCCTGCCTTCCGTGGGCTTTTCCAGCGGGCGATCATGCAGAGCGGAACGGCTGAAAGGTACCGGCACCCGGAGGATTCTGCTCGAATCACCCTTGAGCTCCTCTCGCTGTGCGGGCTGGACTCCGGGCACGCCCGCGACTTGTTGACACTTCCCGTGGAGCGGCTGCTCGAGGCCCAGGAGAAGCTGGTGCAGCGTTTCGGGGCGCGCACTTACGCGGTGCCGCTGCCGTTCCAGCCCACGGTGGGAACGCCGTCGCTTCCGGTACCTCCGCTGGAGTCAGTAAAGGCTGGCCTTAATTCCGAGGTTGACCTGCTCATCGGGACGAACCTGAACGAAGGGTCATTCGCGGTGGAAATGCGGCCGAAGAACCCTTCAGACCCGCCCTATGAGCAGCGAACTGCCGCCGTGCTCATGGATGGCGGGGCTCACCCGGGACGGGCGGGGGAGTACGCGTCGGCTCTCGGTTCCATTTTGGGAGCCAAGCCTGATGGCAAACAGTTGCTGGAAGCGGCCATTTCGGACGCCGTGTACCGGCAGCCCAGCAACCGCCTGCTGGATGCCCGGCACGGGTCCTCGGGAAAGACCTTTTCCTACCTCTTCACCTGGCGCAGCCCTGCCATGGGCGGGAAGCTGGGAGCGTGCCATGCCCTGGACATCCCGTTCGTGTTCCGGCAGCTGCGCTCGCCGGAGGCGGAATTCCTCACACGCGGAACAGCGCCGCAGGGCCTGAGCGAGATGATGAGCACCGCCTGGGCCGCGTTCGCGCAGACGGGCAAGCCCATCGCCGTCGGGTTGCCTGACTGGCCGTTTTACGGTCCTGGACGCAGGACGATGGTCCTCGACGAACCGCCACGGGTGGAGGACGATCCGCGCCGGGAACTCCGCGAGTTCTGGGCGGCGGCGCCGGAAGGCTAA
- a CDS encoding alpha/beta hydrolase, which produces MESTTTAGQILKGIEFARPEGATPLLLDLYLPAEAPAGAGFPAVVHFHGGGWRTGKRSSLGPAVDGLGLSPIEQLVNAGFIVASADYRLSTAATFPVQLLDAKAAVRWLRAHAAEYNVDPERIYAWGDSAGGHLASLVGLTAGAEEFQAEAAGHGPDDAVAAVAAWYPPTDLNRMGGQARPDAVARADDPGSREALLIGAQPADAPDEAAAASPITYAHAAAPPFFLVHGTADRFVPAAQSVTFAAALEGAGAAVELLLIEDADHMWALEGKSPAAAEQATTATIDFFRRQAQAH; this is translated from the coding sequence ATGGAGTCGACGACGACGGCAGGGCAGATCCTCAAGGGGATCGAGTTCGCCCGACCTGAGGGTGCCACCCCGCTGCTGCTGGACCTTTATCTCCCCGCGGAGGCGCCCGCAGGCGCCGGCTTCCCCGCAGTGGTCCACTTCCACGGCGGCGGCTGGCGCACTGGCAAACGGTCCTCGCTGGGGCCCGCCGTGGACGGACTCGGCCTCAGCCCCATCGAACAACTGGTCAACGCTGGCTTCATCGTCGCCTCTGCCGACTACCGCCTCAGCACCGCGGCCACATTCCCGGTCCAGCTGCTGGATGCAAAGGCAGCGGTCCGCTGGCTCAGGGCGCACGCGGCCGAATACAACGTGGACCCGGAGCGGATCTACGCCTGGGGCGATTCGGCGGGCGGCCATCTCGCCAGCCTGGTGGGACTTACCGCCGGAGCGGAGGAGTTCCAGGCTGAGGCCGCCGGCCATGGTCCTGACGACGCCGTCGCCGCCGTGGCTGCCTGGTACCCGCCAACCGACCTGAACCGGATGGGCGGACAGGCCCGGCCTGACGCCGTCGCCCGCGCTGACGATCCCGGCTCACGCGAGGCTCTGCTTATCGGTGCCCAACCGGCGGACGCACCCGACGAGGCGGCGGCAGCCAGCCCCATCACTTACGCGCACGCGGCGGCGCCGCCCTTCTTCCTGGTGCACGGAACGGCCGACCGTTTCGTCCCCGCGGCCCAGTCGGTCACCTTTGCCGCGGCGCTGGAAGGTGCGGGCGCCGCCGTCGAACTCCTCCTGATTGAGGACGCGGACCACATGTGGGCGCTTGAAGGCAAAAGCCCGGCCGCCGCTGAGCAGGCCACCACCGCCACCATCGATTTCTTCCGCCGCCAGGCGCAAGCACACTGA